In the Streptomyces spororaveus genome, GGCAGCGCTGGGAGGTGGTGGAGCACTTCGGCCGCTCGGGTCCGGACGACCGGCACGTCCGCGTGAACGCCACCACCGGCGAGTTCGCCTTCCCGCCGGTGCTGCGCGAGGCCGACGGCACCCTGCGGCCCTGCGGCGCGGTGCCGCCCAAGGGCTCCCAGGTCCGCGTGGCCCGCTACCGCACCGGCGGCGGCCCCGCGGGCAACGTCTCCCGCGGCGCGATCTCCGTACTGCGCAGCTCCGTCCCGTACGTCGCCCGCGTCACCAACCGGGAGGCGGCGCGCGGCGGCGTCGCCGGGGAGACCGTCGACAACGCCAAGCTGCGCGCGCCGCAGGCGCTGCGCATGCAGGAACGCGCGGTGACCGCCGAGGACTACGAGATCATCGCCCGCGAGGCGGCGCCCTCGGTGCGCCGGGTCCGCTGCCTGCCCGCCACGGACGGTTCCGGCGGTACCGCCGGCGCCGGCGCGGTACGGGTCCTGGTGGTGCCGGACGCGGTGGCCGACGAGCGCGACGACCGGCTCCGCTTCGAGCAGCTGATCCCCTCCGACCAGGTGCTCGCCGCGATCGCCGGCACCCTCGACGAACGCCGTCTGATCGGCACCCGCCTCGTCGTGGAACCGCCCGTCTACCAGGGCGTCACCGTGGTCGCCCGGCTGTCGGCGCCCGCCGCGGACGCCGACCGGGTGCGCGAGGCGGCGCTCGCGGCGCTGTTCCGCCACCTCAACCCGCTGCACGGCGGGCCCGACGGCGGCGGCTGGCCGTTCGGGCGGCCCGTCCAGTACGGCGAGGTGTTCGGCGTACTGCAACGCGCCGTCGGGGACGTCCTGGTGGAGGAGATCCGGATGTTCGCCGCCGACCCGGTCACCGGGCGGCGCGGCGCCCCCGTCGACCGGATCGACATCGGAGCGGGCGCGCTGGTCTTCTCCTACCAGCACCAGGTGGTCGTGACGGAGCCGGAGAAGGGGGTGCGCGCATGAACCGGGCCGCCGTCCCCGGCCTGCCCAGCCGGCACCCGATCGGTGAGCAACTGCCCGCCCTGTACGCCGAGGACGACTTCGCGCAGCGGTTCACGGCGGGGCTGGACACCGTCCTCGCCCCGGTGTTCGCCACCCTCGACAGCCTGCCCTCCTACTTCGACCCCCGGCTGGCCCCGGCCGACTTCCTGTCCTGGCTGGCCTCCTGGGTGGGCGGCGTCGACGACCCCCGGTGGCCGGTCGCGCTGCGGCGCGAGGCGGTGGCGCGGGCGGTGGAACTGCACCGCAGGCGCGGCACCCGGCGCGGCCTGACCGAGGCCCTGCGCCTGGTACTGGGCGTGTCCGCCGAGGTCAGCGGGGACGGCGGGGCCACCTGGTCCCGCACGTCCGGTGCCGAGCCGCCCGCCGCCCCGGCCGACGAGGTCCTGGTCCGGGTGTGGCCGGGCCGCGAGGCGGTGGTGGACGCGGAGCGGGTCCGTGCGCTCGTCCGCACCCTGTGCCCCGTCCACACGGTCTGCCGGGTCGAGGTCCTGTCCGGACCGCCCGCGGGCGAAGGGAAGTGACGGCGGTGCGAGCGTGTCCCGTGTGCGGGGCGTCCAACGGCGAGACGGACGACTTCTGCGGCAACTGCGGCGCCTACCTGGGCTGGTCGGGCTCCCCACCCACCCGCGCCCCGGCCGCCCCGGGCCCGGACGCCCCCGAGCCCGAGCCCGAGCCGGAGCCCGCAGGGGATCCGGCCGTTCCCGGGGCCGACGCCGCCCCTGACCGCGCCGACCCCGCCCCGCCCGCGGCAGCCGGGTCGGCCCGACCCGCACCCGCCGCCCGGCAGGCGGCGGATACGGCCCCCGCGACGCCCCCTGCGACGGCCCCCTCGCCGCCCTCCGGGGCCTCCTCGGCGCCGCCCGCGCCCGGCCCCGCGGCCGCCGCCCCCCGGGCCGTCGCACCGCAGGCACCCGCACCGCAGGCACCCGCGCCGGCCTCGCCGCAGCCCGTCCGGCCCGCCAAGGCCGTCGCCCCGCGCCCGGTCGTGCGTCCCGCGGCCGTGAGCGACTCCGGGGCCGGCGTGCCGTGCCCCGTCTGCGGCACGCCCAACCCGCCCGAGCGCCGGTTCTGCCGCCGCTGCGCCGCTCCCCTGACGCCCGCCACCGCGGCGGCACCCCTGCCCTGGTGGCGGACCGTGTGGCCGTTCCACCGCCGCACGCGCGGGGGTTCGGGCCGGATGACGCGCTTCCTGGTGGTCCTGGCCGTCGTACTGGCCCTCTGCGCGGGCGGCTTCCTGCTGCTGCCGGCCGGACGCCACCTGATCGAGGACACCCGCGACAAGCTCGGCAAGGCCAAGGAGGTGACCGCCGCCCGGGTCGAGGCGAGCGCCGAGGTGCCCGGGCACCCGGTGGGCGACAGCACCGACGGCCTCAGCAACCGCTACTGGGGCGCGCCCGCCCCCGGCGCCTCGGCGACGTACACCTTCGCCGAGCCGTTCCGCCTGGTCGACGTGATCATCACCAACGGCGCCTCGGCGTCACCCGAGGAGTACGCGCACCAGGCGCGGGCGCTGCGGATCGACATGGAGGTGACGGCGCGGGACGGCCGGAAGGTCCACAAGGAGCTCGTCCTGAGCGACAAGCCCGGCCCCCAGACCTTCCCCACCGGCATCAGCGACGCCACCACGGTCCGGCTGACCCTGGACGCGCCCGCCGGAGCCGCACCGGAACGTCATCTCGCCCTGGCGGAGGTGGAGTTCTTCCGCCGCGGCTGACGGCCGCCGTGCCGCACCGCGCCGGAGTAGCGTGTCCGGATGGACACGCACGTACGGCTGGAGCCCTGGTCCGCCGGGGACTTCTGGCTGCTGGAGCGCAAGAACGAGCCGGTCATGACCGAGTTCCTCGGCGGCCCCGAACCGGCCGCGAAGCTCGTCGAGCGACAGCGGCGCTACGAGGCGATGAGCGCGCGGGAGCCGGCCGCCGGCCGGATGTTCCGCGTGGTGTGGACGCCCGCCGGGGCCCGGGGCGCCGAGAGCGTCGGGTCCGTCGGTTTCTGGGAGCGGGAGTGGCAGGGCGAGCAGGTCTACGAGGCCGGCTGGGGCGTCCTGCCCGAGTTCCAGGGCCACGGACTGGCCGTGGCGGCGCTCACCGAACTCCTGGCCCACGTCCGCGCCCACGGCTCCCGCGACAGCGTCCACGCCTTCCCGGGCACCGACCACCCGGCGTCCAACGCGGTCTGCCGGCGGGCCGGGTTCGAGTACCTGGGCGATGTCGACTTCGAGTACCCGCCCGGGGTGCCCCACCCGAGCTGCGACTGGCGCTACCGGGTGGGGCGTCCGCGGAGCGGGATCACGCCGTCAGGATGATGCGGCCGCGGACCCCCGGCGTCCCGAGGTGGGCGTGGGCCTTCGCAGCCTCGCCGAGCGGGAAGGTCTCCGCGACCCGGAGGGTCAGCGCGCCCGCGTCCACCAGGGCCACCAGACGGGCCAGGTGCTCCCCGTCCGCCGCGACCTCCTGCTCCACGACCCGGACACCGCGCTCCGCGGCCGGGGCGTGGTTCGGGATCAGGCCGACGTAGACCCCGCCGTCGCGTACGGAGCCCAGCGCGGCCTCGCCGAGCACGGCCGCGTCGAGGACCCCGTCCACGGGCCCGGCCGGAGCCTCGCCCCGCCGGACGAACCCGGTCGCGCCCAGGGACCGTACGTACTCCTCGTCGTCCGCGCCCGCCAGGGCCGTCACCACCAGCCCGGCCCGTGCGGCGAGCTGGACGGCGAAGCCGCCGACGACGCCCGCGGCTCCGGTGATCAGCACCGAGGACCCGGGGGCGAGCTCCAGCAGGTCCACCGCGCGGGCGGCGGTGAGGCCGGCGAGCGGGAGCCCGGCCGCGGTGACCGCGTCCACGGTGGCCGGGGCGGCCGCGACGGCGGTGGCGTCGAGCACCACGTACTGCGCGTGCGTGCCCAGGGGCTTCACCGGCCCGTAGTGCAGGCCCACGACCCGGTCGCCGGTGTTCCATCCGCTCACGCCGGCGCCGATCTCGTCGATCTCCCCGGAGACGTCCCAGCCGAGGCCGAGCCGCTGCCCGGCGCCGCCGAAGACCCCGGCGCGGACCGCGCCGTCCACCGGGTTGAGCCCGGCGGCGGTGACCTTGACGCGGAGCTGGCCGGCTTCGGGGCGGGGCGCCGGGACCTCGGCCAGTGCGACCTGCTCCGGACCGCCGAACCCGGTCACCACGGCCGCCAGCATCGTCTGCTCGCTCATCTTCGTCTCTCCCGTTCGCTGCATCAGCTCGTCAGTTCGTTCGCTCGTTCGTTCACGCATTCACGCGTTCCCGATGAGCACTAACCTAGGGAGAGGTACTCTCTTTTCGTAAGTACGCACTCGAAGGTGCGTACCCGACCCGGAAGTGGGTGCCCATGGCCACCAGCACCGCCGCGGCCCGCCGCGAGGAAGCCCGTTCCGCCTACGACGCCTTCCTCAAGGAGTGCCCCACCAGCCAGCTCCTGGCCCGCATCAGCGACAAGTGGGTCGGCCTCATCGTCAGCGCCCTCGGCCAGGCCGAGGACCGCTCCATGCGCTACAGCGACCTCGGCCGCAAGATCCCCGGCGTCAGCCAGAAGATGCTCACCCAGACCCTGCGCTCCCTCGAACGCGACGGCCTCGTCACCCGCACCGTCACCCCCACCGTCCCCGCCCGCGTCGACTACCGGCTCACCGACCTCGGCAGCAGCCTCGGCTGCCTCCTGTCCTCCGTGAAGCTCTGGGCCGAAAACCACTTCGACGAGGTCAGCGCCCACCGCGACACCTACGACCACACCACCGCGACGTCTTAATTCGGCCGCGACCGCCGCCCCGGAAATGGCATGCTGAGCAGGTGAACGGACCCGGCATTCAGCTCACCCTCGCCCCCGAACTGCGCCTCTTCGCCCCGCCCAGCCGGCGCGTGGACCGCGTACCGACCGCGACCGACGGCGCCTCCAGCCTCGGCCACGTCGTCGAATCCGCCGGCGTCCCCCTCACCGAAGTCGGCCGCCTCCTCGTCGACGGCACCGAGGTACCCGTCTCCTACGTGCCCCAGGACGGCCAGAGCGTCGAGGTGTTCGGCGTCGAGCGACCCCAGCAGGTCCCCGGCGCCCCGCTCCGCTTCCTCCTCGACGTCCACCTCGGCACCCTCGCCCGCCGCCTGCGCCTGCTCGGCGTCGACGCCGCCTACGAGAACGAGGACATCGGCGACCCCGCCCTCGCCACCCGCTCCGCGGCCGAACGGCGCGTACTGCTCTCCCGCGACCGCGGCCTGCTGCGCCGCCGCGAGCTGTTCGCCGGCGCGTACGTCTACAGCGACAACCCCGACGAGCAACTGCGCGACGTACTGGGCCGGTTCGCGCCCGCCCTCGCACCGTGGACCCGCTGCACCGCCTGCAACGGCCCGCTCCACGAGGCCGACAAGGAAAGCGTCGGCGACCGCCTGGAACACGGCACGCACCGCTCCTACGACGTGTTCGCGCAGTGCACCGAGTGCGAGCGCGTCTACTGGCGCGGCGCCCACCACGCCCGCCTGGAACGGATCGTCGACGAGGCCCTGGTGGAGTTCGGCACGGCGTGAGCGCCGCCGTCCCGGACCCGCCCGGCCGCCTGCGCTAGAAGGCGTAGGCGTCGCCCGTGTCCAGCGCCAGGACCACGTGCTCGTTGTTGGCGTGGTTCCGGTCCGTCGCACCGCCGTTCCACCAGGTGTCGACCCGCACCGCCACCTCCGGCGCCGGCTCCCGCAGTTCCAGCCGCAGCCCGATGTGCCGCCCACGCCCGTGCAGCGGCAGCGGCCCCGTCTCGCACACGACCTCGCGCAGCCCTGCCCGCGCGCAGCCCTCCGCCAGCTCCTGCCGGTCGGCGAGCTCCGCCGACAGCCGCACCCGCACCGTCGCGTTCGGCAGCGCGGCGGGCCCGTCGTTCTCCGGGACCAGCCAGATCCGCAGCCGCGCCCCGGACAGGGCCACCCGGCCGTGGTAGGCCACGTCGGCCTCCGGCCCGTCCCCCACCGATGCCCGCGCCTGCGCCGACGCCTGCCCCGTCCCGGGGACGCCCGCGCCAAGCGCCAGCAAACCCGCCACCACCACACTTCGTACGGCACCACGGCGCACCGACACCACCTCCTCGCGCGGAGGCTAGTCAGCGGCGGCCCCGCCCGGTCGGACCATCACACGAACGAGGGCGCGCCCACCCCCCATCTGCCATGCGTACCGTTGCGCCATGCCGATCACCCTCCTCGCCCGCTCCGCCGCCCTCTTCCTCCTCGCCGCACTCCTGGAGATCGGCGGCGCCTGGCTCGTCTGGCAGGGCGTCCGCGCGCACAGGGGCTGGGCCTGGATCGGCGCCGGGGTGATCGCCCTCGGCCTCTACGGCTTCGTCGCCACCCTCCAGCCCCAGGGCGACTTCGCCCGTGTCCTCGCCGCCTACGGCGGGGTCTTCGTCGCCGGATCCCTCGTCTGGGGCGTCGTCGCCGACGGCTACCGCCCCGACCGCTGGGACATCGCCGGAGCCCTGGTCTGCCTCGCCGGCATGGCTGTGATCATGTACGCCCCGCGCGGCCGCTGAGCCACGCCTATGCTGGGCGGGTCATCGCCCGTACGAACGAACGAGGAGCCCGCACATGAGCACGGCCGCCACCCGAACCGCCGTAGTCACCGGCGCGAGCAGCGGCATCGGCGCGGCCACCGCCCGGCAGCTCGCCGCAGCCGGCTACCACGTCGTCCTCACCGCCCGCCGCAAGGACCGCATCGAGGCCCTCGCCGCCGAGCTCGCCGAAGCCGGCCACCAGGCCACCGCGTACGCCCTCGACGTCACCGACCGCACCGCCGTCGACGCCTTCGCGGCCTCCCTCGACCGCTACCCCTCCGTCGACGTACTCGTCAACAACGCCGGCGGCGCCATCGGAGCCGAGCCCGTCGCCACCGGCGACCCCGCCGACTGGCGCACGATGTACGAGGTCAACGTCATCGGCACGCTCCACGTCACCCAGGCCCTGCTGCCCGCCCTCACCGCCTCCGGCGACGGCACGGTCGTGGTCCTCTCCTCCACCGCCGGCCACTCCACCTACGAGGGCGGGGCGGGCTACGTCGCCGCCAAGAACGGCGCCCGCGTCCTCGCCGAGACCCTGCGCCTGGAGATCGTCGGCCAGCCGGTACGCGTCATCGAGATCGCCCCCGGCATGGTCAAGACCGAGGAGTTCGCGAAGACCCGGTTCCGCGGCGACGCCGAGAAGGCTGAGAAGGTCTACGCGGGCGTCGCGCACCCCCTGTCCGCCGACGACGTGGCCGACACCATCACCTGGGCGGTGACCCGCCCCAGCCACGTCAACATCGACCTCCTGGTGGTCCGTCCCCGCGCCCAGGCCTCGAACACCAAGGTCCACCGCGAGCTCTAGGGAGAGCAACTCCCAGACGGCCTAGAGGACTCCCGCCGCCTTCAGGTGCGGCATGAGGGCCGCCGGCTTCAGCCCGGCGGCCCTCGCCGCGTCCAGGGCTCGCCGGAGGTCCGCCGCCAGCGTCGGCGTGAAGTGCAGCAGCACGATGTCCCCGGCCTTGAGCCGCGGTGTGGGCGGGGTCTCGCCCCAGGTGGTGAAATCGTGCGTCCAGGTGATCAGCGCCTTCACCCCGCACGCCTTGGCCGCGAGCCGCACCTCGTCGTTCACCGCCCCGTACGGCGGCCGCAGCAGCTTCGGCGTCCGCCCGAAGGCGGCCTGCAGCCGCTCCCCGGCCCCGCACACCTCGGCGTCCTTGCCGGCCGCGTCGAGCGTGGTCAGGTCCGGATGGCTGACGGTGTGGTTCTCCACGCTCGCCCGCCCCTCCTCCGCGAGCCGGGTGAAGTACCCGGTGTCGTACGAGGCCGCCCCCGGCAGCAGGAACAGCGAGACGGGCACCCGCCGGTCCAGCAGCATCCGGGCAGCCTCGGGATCGTGGCTCCACCCGTCGTCGATGGTGATGAAGACGACCTGCTCCGAGGTCGGCACATACGACACGACGGGCGGCAGCCCCACCCTCGCCTGAGCGGACCCTCCGGCCCCGAGGACGAGCGACAACGACGCGAGCGCGGCCACCACCACGCGGGATCTCCACATGCCGCCCACCTTGGTCTAGACCAACTGGCAGCGTCAATACCCCCGTTGGCCCCGTCCCGGCGGATCACGGATCACGGATCGGGGATCGGGGGTCAGGCGTCCACGAGGTCCGCCACACCGAGCTTCTCGCGGGCGAACGCGAGATTGCGTGCCACGCGGTCCCGCTCCGCCGGTGGCAGCTTGTCCCCCGCGAGCAGCCGTTCGGCGCACTCCGCCG is a window encoding:
- a CDS encoding NADP-dependent oxidoreductase, whose amino-acid sequence is MLAAVVTGFGGPEQVALAEVPAPRPEAGQLRVKVTAAGLNPVDGAVRAGVFGGAGQRLGLGWDVSGEIDEIGAGVSGWNTGDRVVGLHYGPVKPLGTHAQYVVLDATAVAAAPATVDAVTAAGLPLAGLTAARAVDLLELAPGSSVLITGAAGVVGGFAVQLAARAGLVVTALAGADDEEYVRSLGATGFVRRGEAPAGPVDGVLDAAVLGEAALGSVRDGGVYVGLIPNHAPAAERGVRVVEQEVAADGEHLARLVALVDAGALTLRVAETFPLGEAAKAHAHLGTPGVRGRIILTA
- a CDS encoding phage tail protein codes for the protein MNRAAVPGLPSRHPIGEQLPALYAEDDFAQRFTAGLDTVLAPVFATLDSLPSYFDPRLAPADFLSWLASWVGGVDDPRWPVALRREAVARAVELHRRRGTRRGLTEALRLVLGVSAEVSGDGGATWSRTSGAEPPAAPADEVLVRVWPGREAVVDAERVRALVRTLCPVHTVCRVEVLSGPPAGEGK
- a CDS encoding GNAT family N-acetyltransferase; the encoded protein is MDTHVRLEPWSAGDFWLLERKNEPVMTEFLGGPEPAAKLVERQRRYEAMSAREPAAGRMFRVVWTPAGARGAESVGSVGFWEREWQGEQVYEAGWGVLPEFQGHGLAVAALTELLAHVRAHGSRDSVHAFPGTDHPASNAVCRRAGFEYLGDVDFEYPPGVPHPSCDWRYRVGRPRSGITPSG
- a CDS encoding Mut7-C RNAse domain-containing protein, which gives rise to MNGPGIQLTLAPELRLFAPPSRRVDRVPTATDGASSLGHVVESAGVPLTEVGRLLVDGTEVPVSYVPQDGQSVEVFGVERPQQVPGAPLRFLLDVHLGTLARRLRLLGVDAAYENEDIGDPALATRSAAERRVLLSRDRGLLRRRELFAGAYVYSDNPDEQLRDVLGRFAPALAPWTRCTACNGPLHEADKESVGDRLEHGTHRSYDVFAQCTECERVYWRGAHHARLERIVDEALVEFGTA
- a CDS encoding polysaccharide deacetylase family protein; its protein translation is MWRSRVVVAALASLSLVLGAGGSAQARVGLPPVVSYVPTSEQVVFITIDDGWSHDPEAARMLLDRRVPVSLFLLPGAASYDTGYFTRLAEEGRASVENHTVSHPDLTTLDAAGKDAEVCGAGERLQAAFGRTPKLLRPPYGAVNDEVRLAAKACGVKALITWTHDFTTWGETPPTPRLKAGDIVLLHFTPTLAADLRRALDAARAAGLKPAALMPHLKAAGVL
- a CDS encoding YnfA family protein codes for the protein MPITLLARSAALFLLAALLEIGGAWLVWQGVRAHRGWAWIGAGVIALGLYGFVATLQPQGDFARVLAAYGGVFVAGSLVWGVVADGYRPDRWDIAGALVCLAGMAVIMYAPRGR
- a CDS encoding winged helix-turn-helix transcriptional regulator, which encodes MATSTAAARREEARSAYDAFLKECPTSQLLARISDKWVGLIVSALGQAEDRSMRYSDLGRKIPGVSQKMLTQTLRSLERDGLVTRTVTPTVPARVDYRLTDLGSSLGCLLSSVKLWAENHFDEVSAHRDTYDHTTATS
- a CDS encoding zinc ribbon domain-containing protein, whose protein sequence is MRACPVCGASNGETDDFCGNCGAYLGWSGSPPTRAPAAPGPDAPEPEPEPEPAGDPAVPGADAAPDRADPAPPAAAGSARPAPAARQAADTAPATPPATAPSPPSGASSAPPAPGPAAAAPRAVAPQAPAPQAPAPASPQPVRPAKAVAPRPVVRPAAVSDSGAGVPCPVCGTPNPPERRFCRRCAAPLTPATAAAPLPWWRTVWPFHRRTRGGSGRMTRFLVVLAVVLALCAGGFLLLPAGRHLIEDTRDKLGKAKEVTAARVEASAEVPGHPVGDSTDGLSNRYWGAPAPGASATYTFAEPFRLVDVIITNGASASPEEYAHQARALRIDMEVTARDGRKVHKELVLSDKPGPQTFPTGISDATTVRLTLDAPAGAAPERHLALAEVEFFRRG
- a CDS encoding SDR family NAD(P)-dependent oxidoreductase yields the protein MSTAATRTAVVTGASSGIGAATARQLAAAGYHVVLTARRKDRIEALAAELAEAGHQATAYALDVTDRTAVDAFAASLDRYPSVDVLVNNAGGAIGAEPVATGDPADWRTMYEVNVIGTLHVTQALLPALTASGDGTVVVLSSTAGHSTYEGGAGYVAAKNGARVLAETLRLEIVGQPVRVIEIAPGMVKTEEFAKTRFRGDAEKAEKVYAGVAHPLSADDVADTITWAVTRPSHVNIDLLVVRPRAQASNTKVHREL